One Campylobacter sp. RM16192 genomic region harbors:
- a CDS encoding branched-chain amino acid transaminase, producing MNTSEFIWMDGKLVKWEDAKVHVLTHSLHYANAVFEGTRAYKTDKGLAIFRLQDHTNRLLKSAKMTILNCTYTQKELENAQIELLRANKFNGNVYIRPIIFLGYGIMGLAHTKAPVNTAIAAWEWGAYLGDEGLEKGIRVKISSFAKLNPAGQMNRAKASSNYLSSQMANYEAKDAGYDEALLLDGEGFVAEGPGECFFIVENGTIVTPPNDNSLASITQDTVIKIAKDLGYEVRRERITRDQAYVADEAFFTGTAAEVTPISSIDARVIGSGKRGEVTKKLQDAYFDVVYGRNPKYASMLTYI from the coding sequence ATGAATACTTCTGAATTTATTTGGATGGATGGAAAATTGGTTAAATGGGAAGATGCTAAAGTGCATGTTTTAACCCACTCGCTTCACTATGCAAATGCTGTATTTGAAGGCACAAGGGCTTATAAAACCGATAAAGGTTTGGCGATTTTTAGGCTGCAAGATCACACAAACAGGCTTTTAAAGTCTGCAAAAATGACAATTTTAAACTGTACTTATACTCAAAAAGAGCTTGAGAACGCACAAATAGAGCTTTTAAGAGCAAATAAATTTAACGGCAACGTATATATTCGCCCGATTATATTTTTAGGTTATGGTATTATGGGACTAGCTCACACAAAAGCTCCCGTAAATACCGCAATCGCCGCTTGGGAGTGGGGCGCTTATCTTGGTGATGAGGGGCTTGAAAAGGGCATTAGAGTTAAAATTTCAAGCTTTGCCAAGCTAAATCCGGCCGGTCAAATGAATAGGGCAAAAGCAAGCTCAAACTACTTAAGCTCGCAAATGGCAAATTACGAAGCAAAAGATGCCGGCTACGATGAGGCGCTGCTTTTAGACGGTGAAGGCTTCGTGGCTGAGGGCCCTGGCGAATGTTTTTTCATAGTTGAAAACGGTACTATCGTAACACCTCCAAATGATAATAGCCTAGCAAGCATTACTCAAGACACCGTTATCAAGATCGCAAAAGATTTAGGTTATGAAGTTCGCCGTGAGCGCATCACTAGAGATCAGGCTTATGTGGCTGATGAGGCTTTCTTCACGGGTACGGCGGCTGAAGTAACTCCGATAAGCAGCATCGACGCTAGAGTTATCGGAAGCGGAAAACGCGGCGAAGTAACTAAAAAGCTGCAAGATGCTTATTTTGACGTAGTTTACGGACGAAATCCAAAATATGCTTCAATGCTAACCTATATTTAA
- a CDS encoding phosphoethanolamine transferase: MKNFYKQLILSPILNIFIAIFIFNTLILIWINYIEYDFKLRLVEYIFIELFYIIGVENLLFFLLWIFFRKFLKKISYFLLAIFSLFFIFESFLLLKFYTEFNVFILDAIVHTNLNEISEFGNSFIDIKSFLIILATILILFFSFKVKPLEFNKKNYIIFLIIFFVSICFSIGKTFLKYKEGDDYFNRINKSAIFRIFYVNISYFSNKSNTINLDEVINFYEKHYSKNLKLNLYLEDKNLPKNIVFIIGESSQRNYMSIYSYPINTTPNLKNLQASSNLIAFNNTVCPFTSTNPSLQRVLNFSSYDQEKLWFDSLNMVDMFKIRGYKTAWFSNQEKFGVFSGAATSVSMRADISKFSSYLQRNISVYDEILLDLFNNFNSDKNFYVFHLMGSHLKYEFRYPNNFDKFGKIDLNLPLNNKEKKILRYYLNTIYYNDFIVNEIYELFKDEDSLIIYLSDHGESIFEQNGLVGHGGIFNRFVCEIPLIFIGSNEFISKHSDIWHALEKARDKPFMSDDIIHTMADIIKFYPEEFMATKSLLRDEFDTTRKRIVDGKDYEGVRHQIPYRD, from the coding sequence ATGAAAAATTTTTATAAACAGCTAATATTATCGCCTATATTAAATATATTTATAGCCATTTTTATATTTAATACATTAATACTTATTTGGATTAACTATATAGAGTATGATTTTAAATTAAGACTTGTTGAATATATTTTTATTGAGTTATTCTATATTATTGGTGTTGAAAATTTATTGTTTTTTTTGTTATGGATTTTTTTTAGAAAATTTTTAAAAAAAATTTCTTATTTTTTGTTAGCTATTTTTTCTTTATTTTTTATATTTGAATCTTTTTTACTTTTAAAATTTTATACAGAATTTAATGTATTTATTTTAGATGCAATAGTTCATACAAATTTAAATGAAATATCAGAATTTGGAAATTCTTTTATTGATATAAAATCATTTTTAATTATATTAGCTACTATTTTAATTTTATTTTTCTCTTTTAAAGTAAAACCTTTAGAATTTAATAAAAAAAATTATATAATTTTTTTAATCATATTTTTTGTATCTATATGTTTTTCTATTGGCAAAACATTTTTAAAATACAAAGAAGGAGATGATTATTTTAATAGAATAAATAAAAGTGCAATTTTTAGAATCTTTTATGTGAACATTAGTTATTTTTCTAATAAGAGTAATACAATTAATTTAGATGAAGTTATTAACTTTTATGAAAAGCATTATAGTAAAAATTTGAAATTAAATTTGTATTTGGAAGATAAAAACCTACCAAAAAATATAGTTTTTATTATAGGCGAAAGCTCGCAAAGAAATTATATGTCAATCTATTCTTATCCTATCAATACAACACCAAATTTAAAAAATTTGCAGGCAAGCTCAAATCTAATAGCTTTTAATAATACTGTTTGTCCGTTTACTAGTACAAATCCATCTTTACAAAGAGTATTAAATTTTTCAAGTTACGATCAAGAAAAACTATGGTTTGATAGTTTAAATATGGTTGATATGTTTAAAATTCGCGGGTATAAAACTGCTTGGTTTAGCAACCAAGAAAAATTTGGAGTTTTTTCTGGTGCCGCAACAAGTGTATCTATGAGAGCTGATATTAGTAAATTTTCTAGTTATTTACAGAGAAATATTTCTGTTTATGATGAAATTTTGTTAGATTTGTTTAATAATTTTAATAGTGACAAAAATTTTTATGTTTTTCATTTGATGGGTTCTCATTTAAAATATGAATTTAGATACCCAAATAATTTTGATAAATTTGGAAAAATTGATTTAAATTTGCCACTTAACAATAAAGAAAAAAAGATACTTAGATATTACCTAAATACAATTTACTATAATGATTTTATAGTAAATGAAATTTATGAATTATTTAAAGATGAAGATAGTTTAATAATATATTTAAGCGATCATGGAGAGAGTATTTTTGAGCAAAATGGACTTGTTGGTCATGGCGGTATTTTTAATAGATTTGTTTGTGAAATACCGCTTATTTTTATAGGTTCAAATGAATTTATATCAAAACATTCAGATATTTGGCATGCCTTAGAAAAAGCCAGAGATAAACCTTTTATGAGTGATGACATAATTCATACAATGGCTGATATTATTAAATTTTATCCAGAAGAGTTTATGGCTACAAAAAGTTTATTGAGAGATGAATTCGATACCACAAGAAAAAGAATTGTGGATGGCAAAGATTATGAAGGCGTAAGACATCAAATTCCATATAGAGATTAA
- a CDS encoding disulfide bond formation protein B, whose amino-acid sequence MDYNKDNKGFVCWIYNFQRTRKPWMALFLVCIGLLVGSFFCGASDPLSMIIRSILAIILLGAIIAMIEPKSFAVKLIAYIFIFLGVIFGLSYTNESKTLSLENFSFPFGLPLNEWMPAIFLPKSAEISSSLSVVGFIGFAFIGAIFLVMILSWFVYNARSSEINSI is encoded by the coding sequence ATGGATTATAATAAAGATAATAAAGGTTTTGTCTGCTGGATATATAACTTTCAGCGCACAAGGAAGCCTTGGATGGCTCTGTTTTTAGTATGTATCGGTTTGCTTGTCGGATCATTTTTTTGTGGCGCCTCAGATCCTCTTAGTATGATTATTAGATCTATTTTGGCGATTATTTTACTTGGTGCTATTATTGCCATGATAGAGCCTAAATCTTTCGCGGTAAAATTAATAGCCTATATTTTTATATTTTTAGGTGTTATTTTCGGACTTAGTTATACAAATGAGAGCAAGACACTATCTTTGGAAAATTTCTCATTCCCATTTGGACTACCTCTTAATGAGTGGATGCCAGCTATTTTTTTGCCTAAAAGTGCCGAGATTAGTAGTTCTTTGTCAGTAGTAGGCTTTATCGGTTTTGCTTTTATAGGTGCCATATTTTTAGTTATGATTTTAAGCTGGTTTGTCTATAACGCGAGAAGTTCAGAAATTAATAGCATCTAG
- a CDS encoding DsbA family protein produces the protein MKIFTKFIKVLATLGLFSSCAFALTDGIEYKVLERPLSVGDNTLTKVFSYACSHCYKFDKGVTQKVMSKLDGVKFIPYHLKSKGEFGETVSGILASMISLDEEKNIGYFDDKSLFKRAKFAIYRSYHDKNEQFSDKNEYINKILKDTKVNRSDYEKALSTTRAQEILSSWDDSYSVAVLSGVPAFVVNGKYLINLDAAYSIDKLIEIIKELLGK, from the coding sequence ATGAAAATTTTTACTAAATTTATAAAGGTTTTGGCTACACTTGGGCTTTTTAGCTCCTGCGCTTTTGCTCTAACCGACGGGATAGAATATAAGGTGCTCGAAAGACCGCTTTCGGTAGGCGATAATACTCTTACTAAAGTATTTAGCTACGCTTGCTCGCACTGCTATAAATTTGATAAAGGCGTAACTCAAAAAGTAATGTCTAAACTTGATGGAGTTAAATTTATACCTTATCATCTAAAGTCAAAAGGTGAATTTGGCGAGACTGTTAGCGGAATTTTAGCCTCTATGATCTCACTTGATGAGGAGAAAAATATAGGCTATTTTGATGATAAATCTCTGTTTAAAAGAGCAAAATTTGCCATTTATAGATCATATCACGACAAAAACGAACAATTTAGTGACAAAAACGAGTATATAAATAAAATTTTAAAAGATACCAAGGTAAACAGAAGCGACTATGAAAAGGCTTTAAGCACAACAAGAGCGCAAGAAATTTTATCTAGTTGGGACGATAGCTATTCGGTTGCTGTTTTAAGTGGAGTACCCGCCTTTGTCGTAAATGGAAAATATCTAATTAATCTAGATGCGGCTTATTCGATAGATAAATTAATTGAAATTATAAAAGAACTTTTGGGAAAGTAG
- a CDS encoding DUF3137 domain-containing protein, translating to MKTLLELEKERKLILSKFFSYRIFVTFIIFVFIFYFLYEIFTEVPLNTQFGFIKGKNLGQILALMLSLIIAYIFYHNLFFYFAKKEKSEFAKKYKKFYLEIYFNSLGFKYEMNNHINLFYIMQSRLFFSITEQFGNDLVSGEIDGVKFSFSDLNLIGKDSFFNPVTMEQESVEIRFFKGIFFMADFNKKIESKTFVLAKGKPHDPVAKQFIVDNAEFNELFRVYTTDIQNAMYILSPALMEAIIKLAKYMRVPIGLSFVDGRIYIKINRGIDSFEPDIHKNIVSKKLDKKIKADLDGMFDIIRILKLTKIYS from the coding sequence TTGAAGACACTACTTGAGCTTGAAAAAGAGCGAAAACTGATACTTTCTAAATTTTTCTCGTATCGCATATTTGTAACTTTCATAATATTTGTATTTATTTTTTACTTTTTGTATGAAATTTTTACCGAGGTTCCATTAAATACTCAATTTGGTTTCATAAAAGGCAAAAATTTAGGTCAAATTTTAGCTCTCATGCTCTCTTTGATCATTGCTTATATCTTTTATCATAATCTTTTCTTTTATTTTGCAAAAAAGGAAAAAAGTGAATTTGCGAAAAAATATAAAAAATTCTATCTTGAAATCTATTTTAACTCGCTTGGGTTTAAATATGAGATGAATAATCATATAAATTTATTTTATATTATGCAAAGTAGATTGTTCTTTAGCATAACCGAACAGTTTGGAAATGATCTTGTAAGCGGAGAGATAGACGGAGTCAAATTTAGCTTTAGCGATTTAAATTTAATCGGTAAAGATAGTTTCTTTAATCCCGTAACTATGGAGCAAGAGAGTGTTGAGATAAGGTTTTTTAAGGGAATATTTTTTATGGCTGATTTTAATAAAAAGATAGAGTCAAAAACCTTTGTGCTAGCAAAAGGCAAGCCGCATGATCCCGTAGCTAAACAATTTATCGTTGATAATGCTGAATTTAACGAACTTTTTAGAGTTTATACCACAGATATCCAAAATGCGATGTATATACTAAGTCCGGCTTTAATGGAGGCTATTATAAAGCTTGCTAAGTATATGAGAGTACCTATCGGATTAAGCTTTGTTGACGGGCGAATTTATATAAAGATTAATAGAGGCATTGATAGCTTTGAGCCTGATATTCATAAGAACATTGTAAGTAAAAAATTAGACAAAAAGATAAAAGCCGATTTAGATGGCATGTTTGACATTATTAGGATATTAAAATTAACTAAAATTTATAGTTGA
- a CDS encoding aryl-sulfate sulfotransferase has translation MKKISLVSAALALGLSSSMFFIIPTPANSGVLAHQIKKQGELGQVFINPYDVAPLTAIVDRAGKDITDIHVRVLGKPNGGVDINYNVSQNALLNHDGVPIWGLYPDYLNQVEVSYTFKGEKKKEMYKIYAQPIVTLSRDFRFEHMQKRVPKKVDPEFKDRLYLINNTITGIYKPFDWRSGYGGAASWNDYTENYIVDTTGEVRWYLDYAKFYDRRERNVENTGMMMGFHQLPNGDLSFGMSQKYMRYDLMGKQVYERILPRGYIDLSHEVLPIKGDHLLLRVGKYNYHHKDGQISHTVRDHIIELDGTGKVVNEWDLNEIFGNNIYRSNLIKALDPRAVCLNIDMNAKEIDASSDAPFGDKIGTGTGHNWAHVNSISYDPTDEGIILSLRHQGIVKIGKDKKVKWILASPEGWSDDFKAKVLVPVDKNGKKIKCENSKCEGEFDWSWTQHTAWLTGRYENKGNIKYLSVFDNGDGRGMEQPAFKEDKYSRAVEYKIDEKNLTVEQTWEFGKERGFEFYSAVTSNTEWQKDKKTYYISSSNVNLLRPDKTIKMVLIEIDPKTNEIKFEMDVESASRDDVAYRSLVINPNIFEY, from the coding sequence ATGAAAAAAATCTCATTAGTTTCTGCTGCGCTTGCATTAGGCTTATCTTCGTCTATGTTTTTTATTATTCCTACGCCTGCAAATTCGGGAGTTCTAGCCCATCAGATCAAAAAGCAAGGCGAGCTCGGACAAGTCTTCATAAACCCTTATGATGTAGCACCGCTTACTGCTATAGTAGATCGTGCAGGTAAAGATATAACCGATATCCACGTGCGTGTACTTGGCAAGCCAAACGGAGGAGTTGATATCAACTACAACGTCTCGCAAAACGCTCTTTTAAACCACGACGGCGTGCCTATCTGGGGGCTATATCCTGACTACCTAAACCAAGTTGAGGTGAGCTATACATTTAAAGGCGAAAAGAAAAAGGAGATGTATAAAATTTACGCTCAACCAATCGTAACCTTAAGCCGCGATTTTAGATTTGAGCATATGCAAAAGAGAGTTCCAAAGAAAGTTGATCCTGAATTTAAAGACAGACTCTATCTTATCAACAACACAATTACCGGAATTTATAAGCCGTTTGATTGGCGAAGCGGATACGGCGGTGCTGCTAGCTGGAATGACTACACAGAAAACTATATCGTTGATACCACAGGCGAGGTTAGATGGTATCTTGACTACGCTAAATTTTACGATCGCCGAGAGAGAAATGTCGAAAATACAGGCATGATGATGGGCTTTCATCAGCTGCCAAACGGTGATCTAAGTTTTGGTATGTCGCAAAAATATATGCGATATGACCTTATGGGCAAGCAAGTCTATGAGAGAATTTTACCGCGCGGATATATCGATCTAAGCCACGAGGTATTGCCGATTAAGGGCGATCACTTGCTTCTTCGCGTCGGTAAATATAACTATCATCACAAAGACGGTCAAATTTCACACACAGTTCGCGATCATATCATCGAGCTTGACGGCACAGGCAAGGTAGTAAACGAGTGGGATCTAAACGAAATTTTTGGCAACAACATCTATAGAAGCAACCTTATCAAAGCGCTTGATCCTCGTGCTGTTTGTCTAAACATCGACATGAACGCAAAAGAGATCGACGCTAGCTCGGATGCTCCGTTTGGAGATAAGATCGGCACCGGCACAGGACACAACTGGGCTCACGTAAATTCCATCTCGTATGATCCAACCGATGAGGGCATCATCCTTTCACTTCGCCACCAAGGCATCGTAAAAATCGGCAAAGATAAAAAGGTCAAATGGATACTTGCAAGCCCTGAAGGCTGGAGCGATGACTTTAAGGCTAAAGTTTTGGTTCCGGTTGATAAAAACGGCAAAAAGATCAAATGCGAAAATTCTAAATGCGAAGGCGAGTTTGACTGGTCTTGGACGCAGCACACCGCTTGGCTAACCGGCAGATACGAAAACAAGGGCAACATCAAGTATTTAAGCGTATTTGATAACGGTGATGGTCGCGGTATGGAGCAGCCTGCATTTAAAGAGGATAAATACTCCCGCGCAGTTGAATACAAAATAGATGAGAAAAATTTGACCGTTGAGCAAACTTGGGAATTTGGCAAAGAGCGCGGATTTGAGTTTTATAGCGCGGTTACCAGCAACACCGAGTGGCAAAAAGATAAAAAGACTTACTACATCTCAAGCTCAAACGTAAATTTGCTTCGCCCTGATAAGACTATCAAAATGGTTCTAATCGAGATCGATCCAAAGACAAATGAGATCAAATTTGAAATGGACGTTGAGTCTGCGTCAAGGGACGACGTGGCTTATCGCTCGCTTGTAATAAATCCAAATATATTTGAATACTAA
- a CDS encoding tautomerase family protein codes for MPFVNIKVSAPEPTKEQKKQIIAEVTDTLVRTLGKDPAAVLVMIETLEAESIGKSGLSLEDLRSKK; via the coding sequence ATGCCCTTTGTAAACATAAAAGTTTCAGCGCCCGAGCCTACCAAAGAGCAAAAAAAGCAAATTATCGCCGAAGTTACGGACACTCTAGTAAGAACGCTAGGTAAAGACCCTGCTGCGGTGCTTGTGATGATAGAAACACTTGAAGCAGAAAGTATCGGCAAAAGCGGACTTAGTTTAGAAGATTTAAGGAGTAAAAAATGA
- the bcp gene encoding thioredoxin-dependent thiol peroxidase, with protein MSCKKKEACEVKSEFSKEDIERKVTLATGDKAPNFSLENQDGVSVNLKDFIGKNVVLYFYPKDNTPGCTTEACEFSAIYDDFIAQDTVIIGVSPDSVKSHSGFIEKQNLKHILLSDANKEVAKLYGVWQVRKNYGKEYLGIVRTTFVIDKKGKIAKVYKSVKAKEHAAKVLADLTK; from the coding sequence ATGAGTTGCAAGAAAAAAGAAGCTTGCGAAGTAAAGAGTGAATTTAGCAAAGAGGATATAGAGCGCAAAGTAACGCTTGCAACAGGCGATAAAGCGCCAAATTTCAGCCTTGAAAATCAAGATGGAGTAAGTGTGAATTTAAAAGATTTCATCGGCAAAAATGTCGTGCTTTATTTTTATCCTAAAGATAACACTCCGGGATGCACTACCGAGGCTTGCGAATTTAGCGCGATTTATGATGATTTTATCGCTCAAGACACTGTTATAATCGGCGTAAGCCCTGATAGTGTAAAAAGTCACTCAGGCTTTATAGAAAAGCAAAATTTAAAGCACATTTTACTAAGCGATGCGAATAAAGAGGTGGCAAAACTTTACGGAGTTTGGCAAGTGCGCAAAAACTACGGCAAAGAGTATCTTGGCATAGTTCGCACAACTTTTGTGATAGACAAAAAAGGCAAAATCGCTAAAGTTTATAAAAGCGTAAAAGCCAAAGAACACGCCGCAAAAGTGCTTGCTGACCTAACTAAGTAA
- a CDS encoding 4Fe-4S binding protein yields the protein MLSVYKIKTFPPAPDSRGGEAEFEGTYRKGELRGIIKIDQDNCVGCDTCRSFCPTDAIDGSLGVAHKIDQNLCVACGQCLINCPFAVIEQMSFVDEVMAKLEDKKTFVVAHPSPAVRVSLAEEFGGKPGELTINKMYNAFEKAGF from the coding sequence ATGCTTAGTGTCTATAAGATCAAAACTTTCCCTCCGGCACCAGATTCAAGAGGTGGGGAAGCTGAATTTGAAGGTACTTATAGAAAGGGCGAATTACGCGGTATTATCAAAATAGACCAAGACAATTGCGTCGGATGCGATACCTGTCGCTCCTTTTGTCCTACAGATGCCATAGACGGCTCTCTTGGAGTTGCTCACAAAATAGATCAAAATTTATGTGTAGCCTGTGGTCAGTGTCTTATCAACTGCCCATTTGCGGTTATCGAGCAAATGAGCTTTGTCGATGAAGTTATGGCTAAGCTTGAGGATAAAAAGACCTTTGTCGTAGCCCACCCTTCTCCTGCAGTGCGTGTCTCTTTGGCTGAAGAATTTGGAGGCAAACCAGGAGAGCTAACGATAAATAAGATGTATAACGCCTTTGAAAAAGCGGGCTTTTGA
- a CDS encoding DNA alkylation repair protein — MEFKDSLFEILQTHKEEKIRIFSQKLISQPQILGVRTPMLKKIAKDFSLKLDVEEIRLFKPVFHEEFAIKAFLIINLKDDESKFALASEFVKTMLNWAICDQFDAIKFKDSRFVNLLLSQCLDSNLEYEKRFFYVYYMRNLAAFELNKFFEICINEKDERYYVKMAMSWALAEIFIKFKEPVLNLLESKRLDKFVQNKTISKIRDSFRVEKSIKDELVKFRI, encoded by the coding sequence GTGGAGTTTAAGGATAGTTTATTTGAAATTTTACAAACTCATAAGGAAGAAAAAATTAGGATTTTTTCGCAAAAATTAATATCTCAGCCTCAAATTTTGGGTGTGAGAACGCCTATGCTTAAAAAGATAGCCAAAGATTTTTCGCTCAAGTTAGACGTAGAAGAAATTCGTCTTTTTAAGCCTGTTTTTCATGAGGAATTTGCGATAAAAGCGTTTTTAATCATCAATCTAAAAGATGACGAGAGTAAATTTGCTCTTGCAAGCGAATTTGTAAAAACTATGCTAAATTGGGCGATCTGCGATCAGTTTGACGCGATAAAATTTAAGGATAGTAGATTTGTAAATTTGCTTCTTTCACAGTGTCTTGACTCAAATTTGGAGTATGAAAAGCGCTTTTTCTATGTTTATTATATGAGAAATTTGGCGGCATTTGAACTTAATAAATTTTTTGAAATTTGTATAAACGAAAAAGACGAGAGATACTATGTCAAAATGGCTATGTCGTGGGCTTTAGCTGAAATTTTTATCAAATTTAAAGAGCCTGTTTTAAATTTGCTTGAGAGTAAAAGGCTTGACAAATTTGTACAAAACAAGACGATTTCAAAAATAAGAGATAGCTTTCGCGTTGAAAAAAGCATAAAAGATGAGCTCGTAAAATTTAGAATTTAG
- a CDS encoding MATE family efflux transporter: MNLTKDPIYPLIITLATPAGLAMMFNTLYNVTGTYFASTISTTAVAGMSMSFLLYLSVVGIGLGFGSALTALIGNSLGQRREFLAKIYSQKGVAFVLLFAITMGILGYIITPKLLVFLGANDEFLSEALEYIRVIFLASPFFLAIKGLNGVLVALGDTKTLRNWLFVGLFINALFCYVYVYIFDLGVGGIAFATASVQFLGTLYLSKKVRETGMIDFQNPAMFLPDWRIYSKILRQAVPACLNYLSMSLGGLILLKFISHYGTNAVAGYGIALRIEQIVALPTIGIAAAVLSIISRNFGAKEYERVIECYKCALKILLYFCLFACTFCVFCGTYIILLFDTNAEVLSAGQSYLLINSFAFFGYGVINISGSALQAIKKPTMAFVLNAMRLIVLQICIFSFVVYVLKGVLVDIWIGMFFNVYFTAGCFLVYMYFKLKKLLKKDSGGV; this comes from the coding sequence ATGAATTTAACCAAAGATCCCATATATCCTCTTATTATCACTTTAGCTACGCCTGCAGGTCTAGCTATGATGTTTAACACGCTTTATAACGTCACGGGCACCTATTTTGCCTCAACCATATCAACCACTGCGGTTGCGGGCATGTCGATGAGTTTTTTACTCTACTTAAGTGTGGTTGGTATTGGGCTTGGCTTTGGTTCCGCACTTACCGCCTTGATTGGAAATTCACTTGGGCAAAGAAGGGAATTTCTAGCCAAAATTTACTCTCAAAAAGGGGTCGCTTTTGTGCTTCTTTTTGCTATAACGATGGGAATTTTAGGATATATTATCACCCCAAAACTACTCGTTTTTTTAGGTGCAAACGATGAGTTTTTAAGCGAAGCGCTTGAGTATATAAGAGTGATTTTTCTGGCTTCGCCGTTTTTCTTGGCTATCAAGGGATTAAACGGCGTTTTGGTCGCGCTTGGAGATACAAAAACGCTTAGAAATTGGCTGTTTGTGGGGCTTTTTATCAACGCTCTTTTTTGCTATGTCTATGTATATATTTTTGATCTTGGAGTGGGCGGGATAGCCTTTGCAACGGCAAGCGTGCAGTTTTTAGGCACTCTTTATCTATCTAAAAAAGTTCGCGAAACGGGCATGATTGATTTTCAAAATCCGGCTATGTTTTTGCCTGATTGGCGAATTTACTCTAAGATTTTAAGGCAAGCCGTTCCTGCATGCTTAAACTATCTTTCCATGTCGCTTGGCGGACTGATACTGCTAAAATTTATAAGCCATTACGGCACAAACGCGGTTGCCGGATACGGTATTGCGCTTAGGATAGAGCAGATCGTCGCCCTGCCTACTATCGGTATAGCCGCCGCCGTTCTTAGCATCATATCTCGAAATTTCGGCGCTAAAGAGTATGAGCGTGTGATAGAGTGCTATAAATGCGCGCTTAAAATTTTACTTTATTTTTGTTTATTCGCCTGCACTTTTTGCGTGTTTTGCGGCACTTATATCATCTTGCTTTTTGATACAAATGCCGAGGTTTTAAGTGCGGGACAAAGCTACCTTCTTATAAATTCTTTCGCATTTTTCGGGTATGGAGTCATAAATATCTCAGGCAGCGCCCTGCAAGCGATAAAAAAACCTACAATGGCGTTTGTGCTAAACGCTATGCGACTGATCGTGCTTCAAATTTGCATATTTTCATTTGTGGTTTACGTGCTAAAAGGAGTGCTTGTAGATATTTGGATCGGCATGTTTTTCAACGTCTATTTTACGGCGGGATGTTTTTTAGTTTATATGTATTTTAAGCTTAAAAAATTACTCAAAAAGGATAGCGGTGGAGTTTAA
- a CDS encoding TerC family protein produces the protein MFEWMSSPEAWLSLVTLTGLEIVLGIDNIIFIAILVGKLPAHQRDKARIMGLAFAMITRILLLLSLFWIMKLTKPLFSVFDFTITGRDLVLILGGLFLIAKSTLEIHSNVTGEHGEEHRETSKKANFLVIITEIAILDIVFSLDSVITAVGMADHIEIMILAVIIAVGVMMFASKSISNFVDNNPTIKILALAFLILIGFALVGEGLGLHVPKAYIYFAMGFSLAVEMLNIYSRKKARKG, from the coding sequence ATGTTTGAATGGATGAGCTCCCCTGAGGCGTGGCTATCGCTTGTTACGCTTACTGGACTTGAGATAGTTTTAGGAATTGACAATATTATATTTATAGCGATTTTAGTCGGTAAGCTTCCGGCTCATCAGCGCGATAAAGCCCGCATTATGGGGCTTGCGTTTGCGATGATCACGCGTATATTGCTACTGCTTTCGTTATTTTGGATTATGAAGCTTACAAAGCCTCTTTTTAGCGTGTTTGATTTCACGATTACTGGGCGTGACTTGGTGCTGATTTTGGGAGGACTTTTTCTTATCGCAAAATCCACTCTTGAGATCCACTCGAACGTAACTGGTGAACATGGCGAAGAGCATAGAGAGACTTCAAAAAAGGCGAATTTCTTAGTCATTATCACTGAAATCGCTATCCTTGATATAGTCTTTTCACTTGATAGCGTTATAACGGCGGTTGGTATGGCAGATCACATCGAGATTATGATTTTAGCGGTTATCATCGCGGTTGGCGTGATGATGTTTGCTTCAAAATCGATATCAAATTTCGTGGACAACAACCCTACGATCAAAATTCTCGCTCTTGCTTTTCTAATTCTTATCGGTTTTGCACTTGTAGGCGAAGGTCTTGGCCTGCATGTTCCTAAGGCTTATATCTACTTTGCTATGGGCTTTTCTCTTGCTGTTGAGATGCTTAATATCTATTCTAGAAAGAAAGCTCGTAAAGGATAA